In Neisseria brasiliensis, the following proteins share a genomic window:
- a CDS encoding F0F1 ATP synthase subunit epsilon: protein MSIMQVEVVSSEQNIYSGEASFVVVPTVQGELGIYPRHEPIMSLVRPGALRLTVPGQAEEVLVAVSGGLLEVQPEKITVLADVAVRSAEMDQERAEQAKKAAEDRISKAQDDESLAKAHAALAAAIAQLRTLDYLRSQKNK, encoded by the coding sequence ATGAGCATCATGCAAGTTGAAGTGGTCAGTAGCGAACAAAACATCTATTCAGGCGAAGCCAGCTTTGTGGTGGTTCCGACTGTACAAGGTGAGCTCGGTATTTACCCGCGACACGAGCCGATCATGAGTTTGGTACGTCCCGGTGCATTGCGTTTGACCGTGCCGGGTCAGGCTGAAGAAGTGTTGGTTGCTGTTTCCGGCGGTTTGTTGGAAGTGCAGCCTGAGAAAATTACCGTATTGGCGGACGTTGCCGTCCGCAGTGCGGAGATGGATCAGGAGCGTGCCGAGCAAGCTAAGAAAGCAGCGGAAGACCGTATTTCTAAGGCGCAAGACGATGAATCTTTGGCAAAAGCACATGCTGCTTTGGCCGCAGCCATCGCCCAGCTCAGAACCTTGGATTATCTTCGTTCGCAAAAAAACAAATAA